From Camelina sativa cultivar DH55 chromosome 7, Cs, whole genome shotgun sequence, one genomic window encodes:
- the LOC104704828 gene encoding uncharacterized protein LOC104704828 translates to MSERNKRKVGPSSSSKTTEDSKVFRIAELHLRGIENLSDEEIAELILLEEAEILETDISPLMEYYGKFFCKEPETQDRGSGWAMIRKQIYASEISCRKLVRMNTVAFQRLCEILQGRYSLQDTQNMAVDESVAIFLMICGQNDSQGDIGLRFGHAQETICRKFHEVLGAMERMAVDYIRPRTTQELEAISNRLQRDKRYWPYFKTIRFVNRKGSTSLNVLAMCDFDMLFYILLVGMAGSAHDARVLSTAIPDDTMFPTPAEGKYYLVDSGYANKRGYLAPYRKQSNVGTRYHLQEFFYGEPPRNSKEMFNRWHASLRSVIERTFGVWKKKWRVLNEFPRYNIAVQRRVIFATMGLHNFIRKNNIEDDDFEEADKDSDVSYGQQNVNDDVNDDQDIRVEEETHDGNYMKIVRDQIAEQIWSASRRSVRQQR, encoded by the exons ATGAGTGAAAG aAATAAACGAAAGGTTGGTCCATCATCAAGTTCTAAAACTACGGAGGATTCTAag GTATTTCGTATTGCAGAATTACATTTGAGAGGTATTGAAAATCTATCAGATGAAGAAATAGCTGAACTGATTTTACTTGAAGAAGCTGAAATCTTAGAGACCGACATTTCTCCATTGATGGAATATTATGGCAAATTCTTCTGCAAAGAACCAGAAACTCAAGATAGAGGCAGTGGATGGGCCATGATTCGAAAGCAAATCTATGCTAGTGAAATTTCATGTCGAAAGCTTGTACGAATGAATACAGTGGCATTTCAGCGTTTGTGTGAAATATTACAAGGGAGGTATAGCTTACAAGACACTCAAAATATGGCTGTTGATGAGAGTGTTGCAATCTTTCTTATGATTTGTGGCCAGAATGACTCTCAAGGTGACATTGGTCTAAGGTTTGGTCATGCACAAGAAACAATATGTCGGAAGTTTCATGAAGTTCTTGGAGCAATGGAACGAATGGCTGTGGACTACATACGACCAAGAACTACCCAAGAACTTGAAGCTATATCAAACCGTCTACAAAGAGATAAACGCTATTGGCCTTACTTTA AAACCATTAGATTTGTGAACCGCAAAGGAAGTACGAGTCTCAATGTCTTGGCAATGTGCGACTTTGATATGCTTTTCTACATATTGCTTGTTGGTATGGCGGGATCAGCTCATGATGCGCGTGTGTTATCAACAGCGATTCCTGATGATACTATGTTTCCTACCCCTGCGGAAGGCAAATACTATCTTGTAGATTCTGGTTATGCCAACAAACGTGGATATTTGGCTCCGTATAGAAAGCAAAGTAATGTTGGCACAAGGTATCATCTACAAGAGTTTTTCTATGGTGAGCCGCCAAGGAATAGCAAGGAGATGTTTAACAGATGGCATGCATCCCTTCGCTCAGTCATTGAACGTACATTTggagtttggaagaaaaaatgGAGAGTTTTAAATGAATTTCCAAGGTATAATATTGCAGTACAAAGACGTGTTATATTTGCTACAATGGGACTTCATAATTTTATTCGCAAGAATAATattgaagatgatgactttGAAGAAGCTGATAAAGATAGTGATGTTTCATATGGGCAGCAAAATGTTAATGATGATGTGAATGATGATCAAGATATTagagtggaagaagaaacacaCGATGGAAATTATATGAAGATCGTCCGCGATCAAATTGCTGAGCAAATATGGTCTGCAAGTCGACGTAGTGTTCGTCAGCAacgttag